The sequence GCGGCGCTCGGCGAGGCCCTCCCGGCGCGCCCGTGCGGGAGTTGCAAGGCGCCGGTCCACCTGCACCGCATCCGCCCGTTGCACCGCCAGCTGTCGCAGCTGCAGGGCCTACGGCGCGGCCGCCTCGGACTGATGCCACGCTATGTATTCGTTCCCGGTCACCCCGATCACGTCATCGATCTCGTTTCCGAGACGACGGTGGAACTCGATTGCGCCAGCCTCGTCGTCTGCTGCGGCCTCGCGGCGGGCGACGATGCACCCGCGCTGGAAGCACGCGCGGTCAGGGCCGGGTACGAGCCCCACGAGATCCATGCACGCGTGGCCGAGCTACGGCGCCGCGGCATCGCGGGCGAGGAGTCGGGCCCGCCTGCGCGCCGCGCTGGGTTTCCCAGGCCCGCCTGGCTGGTCGCGGGCGAACGAACGCAGCCGGTCGCGGTGCTCGCCGTCGATGCAAGCGCCGGCGAAGTGCGGGTTCAGGCCAGAGATCCAGCAGAGCTCCGCGATGTGTCCGACGGGGAGCTGTGGATTCCGCTGATCGGCGATACCGTGATGCCCAAGCTCCGCGGGCGGATCGTCGCACGGGTCGCCTCGACGGCGCTCTTGCGGCTGGACGGCAACGCTACCGATCTGCTGCTGCGGGTGCTCGCTGCCGACGACGCAGGGCACCCGCTCCCCCTCGGAGGTCGCACGTGAGGGAGCCGGCCGAACCCCTGCCGTGGCCCGACTACGCGGACGTCGCGGACGTGGTCCGCGCAGCGGCGGCCCGGGCTGCGTCCGCCACGGTCACCATCGAGCTGGATGCGTTCGGCGACGATTGGATTCTCAGACGCGAGCGACTCACGGTCGAAGCCCGGGACGGGCGCGTGCAGGCCCCCGATGCGTCGCTCGCCCAATTGCTCGCGCAGCGATTGAGGTCCGAACCACTGATCGTGCGCCCTGCCGCACACGCCGGCGACGTGGCGGTGGGCGAGGGCCTGGTGTTGCGCGGCCTGAGCACGACCACGCGCAGCGACATCAGCACGCGGCTACGCCGGTTGCACGGTGCCCCCGGCCCGGTACGCCGCGTTGCGCCGAGCTGTGACTACGACGCCGGCGTCCAGCCGAAGATCCTCAAGGTCGAGCCGACCACCTATTGCAACCTGCGCTGCGGCTTCTGTACGAACCCTTCGCTGACGAAACGGAGCCACCTCCCACTGTCGAGCTTCGCCCGCTTGTGGGCCGGCGTCGATCCCAGTCAGCTCGAAAAGGTGAGCTTCACCGGGTTGGGCGAGAGCATGCTCCACCCCGAGCTCTGGGCGATGATCGAGCTCGTCGTGCGCACCGGCGTGACGACCAGCCTGGTGTCCAATGGCACCATGATCGCTCGGTTCGCGGAGCGGATCGTCGACAGCGGCCTCGACCACCTGGCACTGTCGATCGAGACCACCGATCCCGGTAAGTTTGCGGCTCAGCGCGTCGGGCTCGAGCTGCCGCAGCTACTGGCCAATCTCGACACGCTCCTCGCCGTGGTCGAGCGACGCGGTTCGCCGCTGCAGATCCACGTGCTCTGCGTGTTGCTCGACGAGGACGGTGACGACTGGCGCTCGTTGATCGACCTCTGCCGCAGCCGCGGGCTGTCGCCACCACGATTCTACCCACAGTATGTGCGGCACCTTGCGGGCGACACCGACGGGCACGCGGCGGCGCGGCGCTTGGACACACGCTTTCGGGCGATCGAACGCAGCGTCCGCGAGTCTTTTCACGGCGATGCGGCCGAGCTACCGCGGGAGGTTCTGCTGCTTCGGGGCGATGCGCATGCTGAGGCGCCCCCCGGCCCGCGCTGCCGCGAGGCGACGACGACGCTGTTGCTGCGCGCGGATGGCACGTGGAGCTACTGCAACGAGGGGATCTTCCACGCCGGGCCAATCGACGCCGGGCACGTGGACGACTACCCCGACATCGCGAAGATCTGGGCCTCGCCGGCGCGCCGCCGCCATCGTCTCGCACTCGAGCTCGGGGTGACTCCACCGCTGTGCCACGGCTGCCCGGTGATCGATCTGCCGGAGATGATTCGTCGACTTCCCGTGATCCGATCCACCGGTGCGCCGCTCTAGCGACTCGGCGACCCGATTCTCGGGTCGTCGTTTCAGCAGAGACAAGCAAGAGAGCAGACATGAACGACAAGAAGAACAAGCAACCGCTCGTCGACGAAAGCAAGTTCGCGGACGAGCTCGACGAAGAGACCCTGGCGAACGTGCTGGGCGGCATCTCGATCGATCCGCGACCGCTGCCGGGTCCGGGCATCCCCGGCGCAGGGGGTCCGATTCCGGGCGACTGCGACTGGTAGCGCACAGCGTCGACTAGCGAGCGGGCGCCGTTCCAAGAGGGGCGGCGCCCGCTCGCGCACCCTCGCGACGATGACGTCCGGCCGGCCGCGATCCAACGCCTCGCAGACCCGCGGAACGTCAGTCGGGGATGGGATCCGTCCGCACGAGTCGAGGCGCTCGAGCCCATCCGAGGCGACGCGCCCGCGCGTTCAAGCCACCCAGGCGGGCCTGCGCCAACGGTCCGAACGCGAGCGGCAGGAGGCCCGGGACGACAGCTCGGACCACGTGCAGCCCGACCGCTCGCGCGACTGCCGGTGTCGCGTCCACCGCGAGGACGCGATACCCCGCCCCAACCAGTCGGGCGACGAGGTCGTCGAGTCCATCGAGCGGCTCGGGCTCGATGTCATCGCACGGTCCATCGACGAAGGTGCGCAGCGTGTGACCGTGCCGCGGGTCGAGGTAGTAGCGCAGGTGGTCGCCAGGCATCGCCAGCTGGGCGGCCGCCCGTGTCCGCGTGTCGGCCGGCAGCGGCGCGAGTAGTTCGATCTTCTGGACGAGGCCCCGCAGGGCGGTGTGGATCGCATCGTCGAGGGTCGACGCCGCCGCGCACGATGACGCGCAGCCGCCGACGGCGAGCACGCCCTCGCGTACCCCTTCGGCGACGGCAATGGCGACGGGCACGGAGGTCTCGTGGGAGAGCCGTGCGATGTGGAGCGCGAGCCCGCGCGCTTCGAGACTCTCCGCGAGCGCGGAGCGAGGCACCGGGCGCCTTCGGGGCATCGTGAGGCCGTACCACGCCGCAAGCATCGCATCGCGCTCGACGAGCTCGAGCAACCCTCCGAGCTGCGCGCTCGATCGATCGACATGCACGGCCCACCCGCTCGTGGTCCCGCGGCACAGTGGCGCGCCGCCGCGTCCGGCCTCGTGCATGATCCACACGGCAGAGCCGCTCGCGAGGTCGTCCGCGCGCCGCCATGGGATCGGCTGTTTCGCCGCGTAGGGCTGCCAGCTCACGGCGCGCGTGCGGTACTGCTCGCGCCGAAACAGGCCCATCTCGCGAGGATCGATCACCTCGCCGACGAGCATCGACGCAGGCAACGGATCGGTATCGGGCGCATCGCTGAAGAACGTCACGCGCTCGAGGCACTCGCCCAGCGCGCCGACCAGCTGCGCCGGCCCAGCCCCCTTGCCGCGTCCCACCGCGCGGTGCAGGCTGCCGTCGTCACGTGTGATCCAGGCCACCGCCGTGATGTCGATGCCATCGGCGCGTCCGACGACCTCCACACCATGCAGCGGCCCGCGCAGCGGGTGCACCAACGAGCTCAGGGCCTCCAGGGCAACGCGAAGCTGGCCCTTGGGGCCGACGCGCTCGAGCACGCCAGGACATTGCGTGCAGCATGGGTGCGAGGTGACCGCGCGAACGGCAACGCGGCCCCTCGTCGGCCGCAGGAGCCACCACCGATCGCCCTGGACGCCGTGGTGCTCGAGCGCCGCCACGGCGTCCCGAATGGCGTCGATGCCCGCCGGGTCGACGACGCGCGGCTGGGCCGCGGTGGGCCACCACCGGCGCAGGCACTCTCGGCACACCGAAGCCTCCGCGCTACGCAGCCATAGCCAACCATCGGGGTGCTCGAGCGCCAGCATCGTGCCGTGTTGGAGATCTCGGGGTCACCGTCGGATCACGGTGATCCGAAGTTGGTCTCGCGCCTCTGTCGGGCCAACGATGCCCGACTCAGACCAGGTCTCGATCGTCGGTCCGGCGCTGTGGCAGAAACTCGCGGCCGGCGCATGGGAACGCGACGCTGCGCTTTTTCCCGGCGCCGTCCCCGAGGGACTCGGCTCGCTCGATGCGCTGTTCGAGGGCGTGCTCCGCCGCGCCGCCGGCGGGCCCTACTCCAGCCTGCCGCCGCTGAAGCTCTATCGCGGCCACAGCCCGGACGCGCTCCACCTCCCCGATCCCGAGTGGGCCGACTACGCACCGGTGCGCGAGGACGGCGACCTCGTGGGCTACCTGCGACGGCTCGCTGCAACCACCGGCGAGGACGAACTCGGCTTCATCGTGAACCACGTCCACGCGCTCGATCCCAGGATTCACCGCGATGTATGTGGCCTGCTCGACCTCGCACTCGAGTCGCTGCCGTTTCCGTCCGGCGGCACGACGAGCGCCGCGTTCTTCGGCACCTATCGCCGTACGCAGGTCGGCATCCACTGCGACAACATGAACGTCCTCGTCATGCCCGTCCTGGGTCGCAAGAGCTTCCAGGTGTGGCCGCGCGAGGTGCTTCAAGACCACCCCGCCGTGGTCGCGCTCGGCGACGGAGCGCACGCCAGCAAAGCACGCATCCCCGGCCTGTCACCGGACGACGTCGCACACCTCGCACAGCGGATCGAGGTCGGACCTACGGACCTGTTGTACATCCCCAAGGGCATGTGGCACGTCGCGTGCCCGCAGGACCAGGTCAACGCTTCCTTCCACGTGGTGCTACTCAGCCGCGAACCGCCGCGGCCCGGGTTCGAGCAGGTCTTTCTCCGCGACGGTCGAGCCCGCGACCTACCCGCGCCGGAGTTCTCCACCGTGCAGCCGCGTGAGTTGCTGGCGTGGCGCTCCGCGCAGGGGCTGCTCGCATGGCCGCCCCCCGTCGAGCTGCCGCGCCACCGGACGGCGCTGGTCTGCGTCGCTCCCCGGAGCTGCCGCGTCGCGACCGTCGACGCCGGCGTCGAGGTCGTGGCGGGTGGTCGAGTGCTCACGGTGCGCTCGGACCAACCGTCGACCGATGGCGCGCTGCGCTCGATCCTCTCGGGCGATCCGTTCGCGCCTGAGACCTACCCAGGGTTGCGCGAGCTGATCGACGCGCTGGTGCGCACGGGAGTCCTGGCCGCGGCGAGCCACGGGAGACACGCATGAACTTGCTGCCCGCGGACTTCCTGCTGCTCAACGCGTCGAACTACCCTTCGCGCCCGATCTTCCCCTACGCCTTCGTGCAAGTGAGTGCCCTCGCGCGACGCGCGGGCGTCTCATCGCGGCGCCTCGACCTGCTCCGCGTCCCTCGTCCGGCGTGGGAGCGAGTGCTCGCCGCCGCCGTCAGGCAGCTGCGGCCGCGCGTGATCGGCCTGACACTGCGCCAGACCGACAGCATGAACGCTCGCGAGTACGACCGCAGCGACGGCCGCGAATACCTGCCGGTGCAAGACACGCGCGATGTGATTCGGATGCTGCGCCGCCACACCGAAGTGCCGATCATCGTGGGTGGCTTCGGCTTTGGGATCCAGCCCCAGCGCACCCTGGCCGCGCTCGAGGCGGATGCCGGGATCGTCGGCGAGCCCGACGCACTGTTCGAGTGCTTCGACGCCTTCGCGGAGCGCAAGCTCACCGCGGCCCCCCCAAACTACCTCGGGCACGAGGGGCTCGGACCGCGCCAGACGTTCGGGCCCTTCGACGGCGCCGAGTACACCGAGGAGCTGCTGGACGAGCTCGAGGCATTCTACGGCCCGCAGTGGTTGGCCAGCGCCCAAGCGCCCACGGTCGCGGTCGAGGTCGCGCGGGGTTGTCCACATCGCTGCTTCTTCTGCGCCGAACCGCAGGTGAAGGGTCGCACGGTCCGCCGCCGCGATCTCGACGCGGTCTTCGATGACGTGGCCCGCATCGCGCACCGAGGGCTCCGAAAGCTGTGGTTCGTGTGCTCCGAGGCCAACGTTGGGGGCAACGCCATGCTGACGGAGATCACGGAGCGGATGCGCGATCTCAATGCCTCGCGCGGCGAGGATAGTCTGTCGTGGACCACGTATGCGCTGCCCCATCTCACGCACGCGGAGCTAGAGGACATGACCGCTTCGGGGTGGTTTCTCGGCGGCTTCAATGACGTGCCGTCGCTCGATGACGACGAGCTCCGCCGTGGCGGCATGCCATACCGCAGCCGCCACGCCGTGCGCTTCATGACCGCGATGCGCGACCACGCCCGCGTACACCCGTCGCGGACCGACGACTGGGCCGTCGATCGGCGCCGACATCTCGGCCTGTTCCTCGCCGCCCCCACGCTCACCGCGGCCGGCTTGCGCACCGTGCTGACGCGCCTCGACGAAGCAGGGATGCTGCCCGGCGCCGACCGACGCGTGGCCGAGAGCGCGTTCGCGATCACGGCGCTGCGCGTTTACGACGACGACGGCGATGCGACCCGGCCCCGCTTCACCGTGCCAGCAGCGCTATCGGAGGCGCTCGGCGGCGTTGGGCGCCTCGCGGCGCTGCAGCGGTACCTCGAGACGGTGGTGCTGTGCGACGCCCACCGGCGCGGCCGCGACGACTCGGCGTTCGTCGCCCCCCGCCGTCGCCGACTCGCCGCGTGGGTCGGGATCGCCGCGGAGTCGCTCGCCTACGCCGACGTGGTGACGCGCTTGCACGAGCGTCTCGGCCCGCTGTGGGAGGATCTCGGGCTGGCGCCCGCCGCTGGTGGGGCTCCCGCGGCGTCGGACTACGCAGTAGCGCGTGCGCTGTGGAACTCGGCTCATCGTGACGGCGGCGTTCGAGCGCTATTGCGGCCCCACGTCGGGTCGGCGTGGCCGCTGGTCTGCTCGATCCTCGTCCACGAGTACTCCATCCCGCTCGACCCGCCGCTCCTGCGGCTCGTGCTGTCGCCATGAAGAAGCAGCTCGCCTCGTTGGTCACGCAGTATCTTCGGCGCACCGAACGATCGCGCGAGTGCATGCGCGATGGTGGCTTGGTCGCGCTCCCCATGGGCCAGCCGTCCGGCGCACTCGCACGCGTGCTGCCGCCGCTGCTGGTCGCGCGAGCCGAAGGCAGTCGGATCTGGGACCTCGACGGGCACGAGCACGTGGACGTGACGATGGGGTTCGGCGTCCACTTCTTCGGACACGGGTCGAGGCTGTTGTCCGATGCGCTCCAGTCCACCCTCGTTGCCGGCCTGGGTGCCGGGCTCGTCGGCCGCAGCTACGTCGACGCCGCACGGCGGATTCGGACCGCTTGCGACCTTCCCGTGGTTCACTTCGGGACGACGGGCACCGAGGCGGTGATGACGGCGATTCGGATTGCGCGCGCGAGGACCGGCCGACGCCTCGTCGCGCGTTTCGAGGGCCACTACCACGGGCACGCCGACGTCGTGTTGGAGCGTCGCAGCAGCGAGCAGATGGTGCTGCCATTCGGCGGAGACGAGGCGCTCGCCGAGCTCGAGCGCCGCGGCAGTGAGCTGGCCGCCGTGGTGGCGAGTCCCATCTCGGCGCTCGCCCCGAGCACGTGCCCAATCAACTTTCTCGCCGAGGTCG is a genomic window of Deltaproteobacteria bacterium containing:
- a CDS encoding YcaO-like family protein, which encodes MLERVGPKGQLRVALEALSSLVHPLRGPLHGVEVVGRADGIDITAVAWITRDDGSLHRAVGRGKGAGPAQLVGALGECLERVTFFSDAPDTDPLPASMLVGEVIDPREMGLFRREQYRTRAVSWQPYAAKQPIPWRRADDLASGSAVWIMHEAGRGGAPLCRGTTSGWAVHVDRSSAQLGGLLELVERDAMLAAWYGLTMPRRRPVPRSALAESLEARGLALHIARLSHETSVPVAIAVAEGVREGVLAVGGCASSCAAASTLDDAIHTALRGLVQKIELLAPLPADTRTRAAAQLAMPGDHLRYYLDPRHGHTLRTFVDGPCDDIEPEPLDGLDDLVARLVGAGYRVLAVDATPAVARAVGLHVVRAVVPGLLPLAFGPLAQARLGGLNARARRLGWARAPRLVRTDPIPD
- a CDS encoding radical SAM protein, whose translation is MREPAEPLPWPDYADVADVVRAAAARAASATVTIELDAFGDDWILRRERLTVEARDGRVQAPDASLAQLLAQRLRSEPLIVRPAAHAGDVAVGEGLVLRGLSTTTRSDISTRLRRLHGAPGPVRRVAPSCDYDAGVQPKILKVEPTTYCNLRCGFCTNPSLTKRSHLPLSSFARLWAGVDPSQLEKVSFTGLGESMLHPELWAMIELVVRTGVTTSLVSNGTMIARFAERIVDSGLDHLALSIETTDPGKFAAQRVGLELPQLLANLDTLLAVVERRGSPLQIHVLCVLLDEDGDDWRSLIDLCRSRGLSPPRFYPQYVRHLAGDTDGHAAARRLDTRFRAIERSVRESFHGDAAELPREVLLLRGDAHAEAPPGPRCREATTTLLLRADGTWSYCNEGIFHAGPIDAGHVDDYPDIAKIWASPARRRHRLALELGVTPPLCHGCPVIDLPEMIRRLPVIRSTGAPL
- a CDS encoding cobalamin-dependent protein (Presence of a B(12) (cobalamin)-binding domain implies dependence on cobalamin itself, in one of its several forms, or in some unusual lineages, dependence on a cobalamin-like analog.): MNLLPADFLLLNASNYPSRPIFPYAFVQVSALARRAGVSSRRLDLLRVPRPAWERVLAAAVRQLRPRVIGLTLRQTDSMNAREYDRSDGREYLPVQDTRDVIRMLRRHTEVPIIVGGFGFGIQPQRTLAALEADAGIVGEPDALFECFDAFAERKLTAAPPNYLGHEGLGPRQTFGPFDGAEYTEELLDELEAFYGPQWLASAQAPTVAVEVARGCPHRCFFCAEPQVKGRTVRRRDLDAVFDDVARIAHRGLRKLWFVCSEANVGGNAMLTEITERMRDLNASRGEDSLSWTTYALPHLTHAELEDMTASGWFLGGFNDVPSLDDDELRRGGMPYRSRHAVRFMTAMRDHARVHPSRTDDWAVDRRRHLGLFLAAPTLTAAGLRTVLTRLDEAGMLPGADRRVAESAFAITALRVYDDDGDATRPRFTVPAALSEALGGVGRLAALQRYLETVVLCDAHRRGRDDSAFVAPRRRRLAAWVGIAAESLAYADVVTRLHERLGPLWEDLGLAPAAGGAPAASDYAVARALWNSAHRDGGVRALLRPHVGSAWPLVCSILVHEYSIPLDPPLLRLVLSP